From a single Stigmatopora nigra isolate UIUO_SnigA chromosome 21, RoL_Snig_1.1, whole genome shotgun sequence genomic region:
- the eya3 gene encoding protein phosphatase EYA3 isoform X1 — MDGSRELPAKKAKLDVERELDKEQNHLGEDESPTTVLVPPEQGSSYATMSIPQLGTRDGEAEGEIGAAPQLNSFAHSASDTTAGSEYTQQVYEESNPAVTSYASPASFPLAQSAVYSSFPQSGQTYGLPPFGAMWPGIKTETGLPETPSGGQPGFLSFSTTYTSSQPSQLHYSYPSQGSSFTTSSVYSNVPPATAATTVSNAAALQEFSGYNSLGQSQFSQYYSLPSSYAPAGLPSGDDHGGAAYSAVKSEEAASAGLPPRDASPPENLPAGAALPTSVTQASGARDQDEVGRRNSMGKSKGKAKKCDSTPPTENDLERIFLWDLDETIIIFHSLLTGSFAQKFGKDPATMLNLGLQMEEFIFELADNHLFFNDLEECDQVHVEDVASDDNGQDLSNYNFLADGFNGPSGGGGAAGATTGVQGGVEWMRKLAFRYRRLKEIYNSYKGNVGGLLSPVKRELLLRLQSDIENVTDLWLSTALKSLMLIQTRGKCVNVLVTTTQLVPALAKVLLYGLGDVFPIENIYSATKIGKESCFERIVSRFGKKVTYVVIGDGRDEEFAAKQHNMPFWRITAHGDLVSLHQALELDFL; from the exons ATGGATGGCTCGCGGGAGCTGCCG GCGAAGAAAGCTAAACTTGACGTGGAGCGAGAACTGGACAAAGAGCAAAA tCATTTGGGAGAGGATGAAAGCCCGACTACCGTCCTCGTTCCACCGGAGCAAGGAAGCTCGTACGCCACCATGTCCATCCCACAACTTGGTACAC GGGATGGGGAAGCGGAAGGAGAGATAGGAGCAGCACCCCAGTTGAACTCTTTTGCGCATTCTG CCTCCGATACAACGGCCGGGTCCGAATACACACAGCAAGTATATGAAGAAAGCAA CCCAGCGGTGACATCATACGCCAGCCCCGCGTCCTTCCCCCTGGCTCAATCCGCCGTCTACTCGTCTTTCCCGCAATCCGGCCAAACCTACGGCCTGCCGCCTTTCG GTGCTATGTGGCCAGGCATAAAAACAGAGACAGGTCTGCCAGAGACGCCCTCTGGTGGCCAGCCTGGGTTTCTCAGCTTCAGCACCACATATACCTCAAGCCAGCCAAGCCAGCTGCACTACTCATACCCGAGCCAAG gCTCCAGTTTCACAACATCCAGCGTCTACTCCAACGTCCCACCCGCGACAGCCGCGACCACAGTCTCCAACGCGGCGGCGCTACAA GAATTTAGCGGCTACAACTCGCTAGGACAGAGCCAGTTTTCGCAGTATTACAGCCTGCCTTCCAGTTACGCGCCCGCCGGTTTGCCCAGCGGCGACGACCACGGAGGAGCGGCGTACTCGGCGGTGAAGTCTGAAGAGGCCGCGTCGGCTGGGTTGCCTCCTAGAG atGCGTCCCCGCCCGAAAACCTCCCAGCCGGAGCAGCCCTCCCCACCAGCGTGACTCAAGCATCCGGAGCCCGAGACCAAGACGAAGTCGGACGCAGGAACTCCATGGGAAAGTCCAAAGGAAAGGCTAAAAAGTGCGATAGCACTCCGCCCACTGAAAATGATTTGGAG CGCATCTTTCTGTGGGATCTGGATGAGACTATTATCATATTCCACTCGTTGCTTACGGGCTCTTTTGCGCAAAAGTTTGGCAAg GACCCTGCGACCATGCTGAATTTGGGCTTGCAAATGGAGGAATTCATCTTTGAATTAGCTGACAACCACTTATTCTTCAACGATTTGGAG GAATGTGACCAAGTCCACGTTGAGGACGTGGCGTCAGATGACAATGGCCAAGATCTAAG CAACTACAACTTCCTGGCGGATGGATTTAACGGCCCCAGCGGCGGAGGGGGGGCCGCCGGGGCCACTACGGGGGTCCAAGGCGGCGTGGAGTGGATGCGGAAACTAGCTTTTCGCTACCGTCGTCTAAAAGAGATTTACAACAGCTATAAAGGAAATGTCGGAG GACTTTTGAGTCCAGTGAAACGAGAGCTGCTTTTACGGCTTCAATCCGACATTGAGAACGTTACAGATTTGTGGCTCAGCACGGCGCTTAAGTCTCTAATGCTCATCCAGACCAG AGGAAAGTGTGTCAATGTCCTGGTCACCACCACTCAACTGGTACCAGCACTGGCTAAAGTTTTGCTTTATGGATTAGGAGATGTCTTCCCCATAGAGAACATCTACAGCGCTACAAAAATTG gtAAAGAAAGTTGCTTCGAGAGGATCGTGTCTCGCTTCGGGAAGAAAGTCACTTACGTGGTCATCGGCGACGGGCGCGATGAAGAGTTTGCAGCCAAACAG CACAACATGCCTTTTTGGCGAATCACCGCACACGGCGACCTGGTGTCCCTGCACCAAGCCCTGGAACTGGACttcttgtaa
- the eya3 gene encoding protein phosphatase EYA3 isoform X2, whose translation MDGSRELPAKKAKLDVERELDKEQNHLGEDESPTTVLVPPEQGSSYATMSIPQLGTRDGEAEGEIGAAPQLNSFAHSASDTTAGSEYTQQVYEESNPAVTSYASPASFPLAQSAVYSSFPQSGQTYGLPPFGSSFTTSSVYSNVPPATAATTVSNAAALQEFSGYNSLGQSQFSQYYSLPSSYAPAGLPSGDDHGGAAYSAVKSEEAASAGLPPRDASPPENLPAGAALPTSVTQASGARDQDEVGRRNSMGKSKGKAKKCDSTPPTENDLERIFLWDLDETIIIFHSLLTGSFAQKFGKDPATMLNLGLQMEEFIFELADNHLFFNDLEECDQVHVEDVASDDNGQDLSNYNFLADGFNGPSGGGGAAGATTGVQGGVEWMRKLAFRYRRLKEIYNSYKGNVGGLLSPVKRELLLRLQSDIENVTDLWLSTALKSLMLIQTRGKCVNVLVTTTQLVPALAKVLLYGLGDVFPIENIYSATKIGKESCFERIVSRFGKKVTYVVIGDGRDEEFAAKQHNMPFWRITAHGDLVSLHQALELDFL comes from the exons ATGGATGGCTCGCGGGAGCTGCCG GCGAAGAAAGCTAAACTTGACGTGGAGCGAGAACTGGACAAAGAGCAAAA tCATTTGGGAGAGGATGAAAGCCCGACTACCGTCCTCGTTCCACCGGAGCAAGGAAGCTCGTACGCCACCATGTCCATCCCACAACTTGGTACAC GGGATGGGGAAGCGGAAGGAGAGATAGGAGCAGCACCCCAGTTGAACTCTTTTGCGCATTCTG CCTCCGATACAACGGCCGGGTCCGAATACACACAGCAAGTATATGAAGAAAGCAA CCCAGCGGTGACATCATACGCCAGCCCCGCGTCCTTCCCCCTGGCTCAATCCGCCGTCTACTCGTCTTTCCCGCAATCCGGCCAAACCTACGGCCTGCCGCCTTTCG gCTCCAGTTTCACAACATCCAGCGTCTACTCCAACGTCCCACCCGCGACAGCCGCGACCACAGTCTCCAACGCGGCGGCGCTACAA GAATTTAGCGGCTACAACTCGCTAGGACAGAGCCAGTTTTCGCAGTATTACAGCCTGCCTTCCAGTTACGCGCCCGCCGGTTTGCCCAGCGGCGACGACCACGGAGGAGCGGCGTACTCGGCGGTGAAGTCTGAAGAGGCCGCGTCGGCTGGGTTGCCTCCTAGAG atGCGTCCCCGCCCGAAAACCTCCCAGCCGGAGCAGCCCTCCCCACCAGCGTGACTCAAGCATCCGGAGCCCGAGACCAAGACGAAGTCGGACGCAGGAACTCCATGGGAAAGTCCAAAGGAAAGGCTAAAAAGTGCGATAGCACTCCGCCCACTGAAAATGATTTGGAG CGCATCTTTCTGTGGGATCTGGATGAGACTATTATCATATTCCACTCGTTGCTTACGGGCTCTTTTGCGCAAAAGTTTGGCAAg GACCCTGCGACCATGCTGAATTTGGGCTTGCAAATGGAGGAATTCATCTTTGAATTAGCTGACAACCACTTATTCTTCAACGATTTGGAG GAATGTGACCAAGTCCACGTTGAGGACGTGGCGTCAGATGACAATGGCCAAGATCTAAG CAACTACAACTTCCTGGCGGATGGATTTAACGGCCCCAGCGGCGGAGGGGGGGCCGCCGGGGCCACTACGGGGGTCCAAGGCGGCGTGGAGTGGATGCGGAAACTAGCTTTTCGCTACCGTCGTCTAAAAGAGATTTACAACAGCTATAAAGGAAATGTCGGAG GACTTTTGAGTCCAGTGAAACGAGAGCTGCTTTTACGGCTTCAATCCGACATTGAGAACGTTACAGATTTGTGGCTCAGCACGGCGCTTAAGTCTCTAATGCTCATCCAGACCAG AGGAAAGTGTGTCAATGTCCTGGTCACCACCACTCAACTGGTACCAGCACTGGCTAAAGTTTTGCTTTATGGATTAGGAGATGTCTTCCCCATAGAGAACATCTACAGCGCTACAAAAATTG gtAAAGAAAGTTGCTTCGAGAGGATCGTGTCTCGCTTCGGGAAGAAAGTCACTTACGTGGTCATCGGCGACGGGCGCGATGAAGAGTTTGCAGCCAAACAG CACAACATGCCTTTTTGGCGAATCACCGCACACGGCGACCTGGTGTCCCTGCACCAAGCCCTGGAACTGGACttcttgtaa